A window of Tautonia plasticadhaerens contains these coding sequences:
- a CDS encoding DUF1549 domain-containing protein, translated as MPPALRNRVIAASLALLALGGSAGAEGPALTELHVFPPEINLATDRDRQSIVVQASFANDTTRDVTAEAAFTLADPSLVLVDGATYLPAADGTTELTVAFEGREVKVPVTVAKAADHPALSYRLDVMPVFMKAGCNTGSCHGAARGKDGFRLSLFGFDPQGDYDRLLREFPGRRVNLAVPDASTVLEKGAGLVPHSGGQRFATDGDHYAAVREWIAAGAANDDVATLPTITGVELYPKKAVLDGKGSTQQMTVRATYSDGTDRDVTPLAVFLTNNENSAAVDAAGVVTAGERGEAFVMARFETFTVGSQFLVLPKGLEFSYPEEPEANYIDGLVAAKLRKVRIAPSGLCSDEVFLRRASIDLVGLIPTPEEYAAFLADPDPDKRSRVIDELLTRKEFSELWVQKWAEMLQVRTVPNRIEYKGMYLYYNWLVEQLSNDVPMDEMTRNLLSASGGTFSNAATNFYQGTDDKLLLAENVAQVFMGMRIQCAQCHNHPFDRWTQDDYYGFVAFFAQIGKKQGDDYRETIIFNSGGGETNHPVGGRVMPPKFLGAEVPDVAGKDRREVLAEWLASPRNPYFATSFVNRVWAHFFGIGIVEQVDDFRVSNPASNPELLDELARRFTESGYDLKSLVRDICNSRAYQRDTVANESNAHDSVNFARANLRRIKAENLLDIISQVTDTQDKFGGLPLGARAVQIADGNSSSYFLTTFGRATRATVCSCEVKMEPTLSQSLHLLNGATTNAKIRQSPVYTALVEGETPPEGLISDLYVRCLTRQPTEQELAQLLPLFGEGSDRAQALEDVFWALLNSREFIFNH; from the coding sequence ATGCCCCCCGCCCTCCGGAACCGCGTCATCGCCGCCTCCCTCGCCCTGCTCGCCCTCGGCGGGTCGGCGGGGGCCGAGGGACCGGCGCTGACCGAACTCCATGTCTTCCCCCCCGAGATCAACCTCGCCACCGACCGCGACCGCCAGTCCATCGTCGTCCAGGCCTCCTTCGCCAACGACACCACCCGGGACGTGACCGCCGAGGCCGCCTTCACCCTGGCCGACCCCTCGCTCGTCCTCGTCGACGGCGCCACCTACCTCCCTGCCGCCGACGGAACCACCGAGCTGACCGTCGCCTTCGAGGGCCGGGAGGTGAAGGTCCCCGTCACCGTGGCGAAGGCCGCCGACCACCCCGCCCTGAGCTACCGGCTCGACGTGATGCCCGTCTTCATGAAGGCCGGCTGCAACACCGGCAGCTGCCACGGCGCCGCCCGGGGCAAGGACGGCTTCCGCCTCTCCCTCTTCGGCTTCGACCCCCAGGGCGACTACGACCGCCTGCTCCGCGAATTCCCCGGGCGCCGGGTCAACCTCGCCGTGCCCGACGCCTCCACCGTCCTGGAGAAGGGGGCCGGGCTGGTCCCCCACTCCGGCGGCCAGCGGTTCGCCACCGACGGCGACCACTACGCCGCCGTCCGCGAGTGGATCGCCGCCGGCGCCGCCAACGACGACGTGGCCACCCTGCCGACGATCACCGGCGTCGAGCTGTACCCGAAGAAGGCCGTGCTCGACGGCAAGGGCTCGACCCAGCAGATGACCGTCCGCGCCACCTACTCCGACGGCACGGACCGGGACGTCACCCCGCTCGCCGTCTTCCTGACGAACAACGAGAACTCGGCCGCCGTCGACGCGGCCGGGGTCGTGACCGCTGGGGAGCGCGGCGAGGCGTTCGTCATGGCCCGGTTCGAGACCTTCACCGTCGGCTCGCAGTTCCTCGTGCTGCCCAAGGGCTTGGAGTTCTCCTACCCCGAGGAGCCCGAGGCCAACTACATCGACGGCCTCGTCGCCGCCAAGCTCCGGAAGGTCCGGATCGCCCCCTCGGGCCTCTGCTCCGACGAGGTCTTCCTCCGGCGGGCCTCCATCGACCTCGTCGGCCTGATCCCCACCCCCGAGGAATACGCCGCCTTCCTCGCCGACCCGGATCCGGACAAGCGATCCAGGGTCATCGACGAGCTGCTCACCCGCAAGGAGTTCTCCGAACTCTGGGTCCAGAAGTGGGCCGAGATGCTCCAGGTGCGGACGGTCCCCAACCGGATCGAATACAAGGGGATGTACCTCTATTACAACTGGCTCGTCGAGCAGCTCTCCAACGACGTGCCCATGGACGAGATGACCCGCAACCTCCTCTCGGCCAGCGGCGGCACGTTCTCCAACGCCGCCACCAACTTCTACCAGGGGACCGACGACAAACTCCTGCTCGCCGAGAACGTCGCCCAGGTCTTCATGGGCATGCGGATCCAGTGCGCCCAATGCCACAACCACCCGTTCGACCGCTGGACGCAGGATGATTACTACGGCTTCGTCGCATTCTTCGCCCAGATCGGCAAGAAGCAGGGGGATGACTACCGCGAGACGATCATCTTCAACTCCGGGGGCGGCGAGACGAACCACCCCGTCGGCGGCCGGGTCATGCCGCCGAAGTTCCTCGGCGCCGAGGTGCCCGACGTCGCCGGCAAGGACCGCCGCGAGGTCCTGGCGGAGTGGCTCGCCTCGCCCCGCAACCCCTACTTCGCGACCAGCTTCGTCAACCGGGTCTGGGCCCACTTCTTCGGCATCGGCATCGTCGAGCAGGTGGACGACTTCCGGGTCTCCAACCCCGCCTCGAACCCCGAGTTGCTCGACGAGCTGGCCCGGCGATTCACCGAATCGGGCTACGACCTTAAGTCCCTGGTCCGGGACATCTGCAACAGCCGGGCCTACCAGCGCGACACCGTGGCCAACGAGTCCAACGCCCACGACTCGGTCAACTTCGCCCGCGCCAACCTCCGGCGGATCAAGGCCGAGAACCTGCTGGACATCATCAGCCAGGTCACCGACACCCAGGACAAGTTCGGCGGCCTCCCGCTGGGCGCCCGCGCCGTGCAGATCGCCGACGGCAACTCGTCGAGCTACTTCCTCACCACCTTCGGCCGCGCCACCCGGGCCACGGTCTGCTCCTGCGAGGTGAAGATGGAGCCCACCCTCTCGCAGTCGCTCCACCTGCTCAACGGCGCCACCACCAACGCCAAGATCCGCCAGAGCCCCGTCTACACGGCCCTGGTCGAGGGCGAGACGCCGCCCGAGGGGCTGATCTCCGACCTCTACGTCCGCTGCCTCACCCGGCAGCCGACCGAGCAGGAGCTCGCCCAGCTCCTCCCCCTCTTCGGCGAGGGCTCCGACCGCGCACAGGCCCTCGAGGACGTCTTCTGGGCCCTGCTCAACAGCCGCGAGTTCATTTTCAACCATTGA
- a CDS encoding c-type cytochrome domain-containing protein produces MRALPPTATAALALLLPLGLPAAPARAAEDAKLNFTDNASKIFQARCNTCHNADKASGGLNLTTFASMMEGGGSGSAIEPGDPDNSWLFLLVSHQETPHMPPNAPRIPDEELETLRSWIEAGAPESAGSVVNVQKKPKMEFTLDPSAIGKPSGEPAMPQGLPTEPVLVNDRPGAILALAASPWAPLVAVGQHKQVLLYDTQHQYLRAVLPFPEGDVHVVKFTRDGDLLIAGGGRGGQSGRVIVWDVKTGARIIEAGQEYDLVLGADLSPDRSLVALGGPSKVLRVYSTADDSLVYEQKKHTDWVTSVSFSPDGVLLASGDRNGGTLVWEARTGREFYTLAGHGARVTDLDWRLDSNVLASASEDASVKTWDMFTGNQIKTWSAHGGGTTSARFAKDGRLVTSGRDRVARLWDQDGKELKAYGGFEDLALQAALGHDDATVVAGSFDGVVRLFKADDATPLGDLRANPLTVASRLEQLRPEAEAAQARADAATAELEPLSQAAASAAEALAAADTQFKVAEAAAAQAAAATTQAEAAATESTTAHQAALDAFRQAAEADAKALESLASASRAAADAASSTRSLAEQAAAAPGDPAARQSAEQAMADRSTATQAVVPALAAVIASADAIKAARSPLAEASAKRQAADAALAAAKAASQAAADAVAPLQVALDQATAAKAAADAALAAKAPAADALVAQAESYRIRLDALLAELDARQPEPAAAASINEE; encoded by the coding sequence ATGCGAGCCCTCCCCCCCACCGCGACCGCGGCCCTCGCCCTGCTGCTGCCGCTCGGCCTGCCGGCCGCCCCGGCGAGGGCGGCCGAGGACGCGAAGCTCAACTTCACCGACAACGCCTCGAAGATCTTCCAGGCCCGCTGCAACACCTGCCACAATGCCGACAAGGCCTCCGGCGGCCTGAACTTGACGACCTTTGCCAGCATGATGGAGGGCGGCGGCTCCGGATCGGCCATCGAGCCCGGCGACCCCGACAACTCCTGGCTCTTCCTCCTGGTCTCGCACCAGGAGACGCCGCACATGCCGCCCAACGCCCCGCGGATCCCCGACGAGGAGTTGGAGACGCTCCGCTCCTGGATCGAGGCCGGCGCCCCCGAGTCGGCCGGCAGCGTCGTCAACGTCCAGAAGAAGCCGAAGATGGAGTTCACCCTGGATCCCTCGGCCATCGGCAAGCCCTCCGGCGAGCCCGCCATGCCCCAGGGCCTCCCCACCGAGCCCGTCCTGGTGAACGACCGCCCCGGCGCCATCCTCGCCCTCGCCGCCAGCCCCTGGGCCCCCCTCGTCGCCGTAGGCCAGCACAAGCAGGTGCTTTTGTATGACACCCAGCACCAGTACCTCCGCGCCGTCCTCCCCTTCCCCGAGGGGGACGTCCACGTGGTCAAGTTCACCCGGGACGGCGACCTCCTGATAGCCGGGGGGGGCCGGGGGGGCCAGTCGGGCCGGGTCATCGTCTGGGACGTGAAGACCGGCGCGCGGATCATCGAGGCCGGCCAGGAATACGACCTCGTCCTCGGCGCCGACCTCAGCCCCGACCGCTCCCTCGTCGCCCTCGGCGGCCCGAGCAAGGTCCTCCGCGTCTACAGCACCGCCGACGACTCCCTCGTCTACGAGCAGAAGAAGCACACCGACTGGGTCACCTCCGTCTCCTTCAGCCCCGACGGCGTCCTGCTCGCCTCCGGGGACCGCAACGGCGGAACCCTGGTCTGGGAGGCCCGCACCGGCCGCGAATTCTACACCCTCGCCGGCCACGGTGCCCGGGTCACCGACCTCGACTGGCGGCTCGACTCCAACGTCCTCGCCTCGGCATCGGAAGACGCCTCGGTGAAGACCTGGGACATGTTCACCGGCAACCAGATCAAGACCTGGTCCGCCCACGGCGGCGGCACGACCTCCGCCCGGTTCGCCAAGGACGGCCGCCTCGTCACCAGCGGCCGGGACCGCGTCGCCAGGCTCTGGGACCAGGACGGCAAGGAGCTGAAGGCGTATGGCGGCTTCGAAGACCTCGCCCTCCAGGCCGCCCTCGGCCACGACGACGCCACCGTCGTCGCCGGCTCCTTCGACGGCGTCGTCCGCCTCTTCAAGGCCGACGACGCCACCCCGCTCGGCGACCTCCGCGCCAACCCCCTGACCGTCGCCTCCCGACTGGAACAGCTCCGCCCCGAGGCCGAGGCGGCGCAGGCCCGGGCCGACGCCGCGACGGCCGAGCTGGAGCCGCTCAGCCAGGCCGCCGCCTCGGCCGCCGAGGCCCTCGCCGCCGCCGACACGCAGTTCAAGGTCGCCGAGGCCGCCGCCGCCCAGGCCGCCGCCGCGACCACCCAGGCCGAGGCCGCCGCCACCGAGTCGACCACCGCCCACCAGGCTGCGCTCGACGCCTTCCGCCAGGCCGCCGAGGCCGACGCGAAGGCCCTCGAATCCCTCGCCTCCGCCTCCCGGGCCGCCGCCGACGCCGCCTCGTCCACCCGATCCCTCGCCGAGCAGGCCGCCGCCGCACCGGGCGACCCCGCCGCCCGGCAGTCCGCCGAACAGGCGATGGCCGACCGATCGACCGCCACCCAGGCGGTCGTCCCTGCCCTGGCCGCCGTGATCGCCTCGGCCGACGCCATCAAGGCCGCCCGGTCCCCGCTGGCCGAGGCCTCCGCAAAGAGGCAGGCCGCCGACGCCGCCCTCGCCGCCGCGAAGGCCGCCTCCCAGGCCGCCGCCGACGCCGTCGCCCCGCTCCAGGTCGCCCTCGACCAGGCGACCGCCGCGAAGGCCGCCGCCGACGCCGCCCTCGCGGCAAAGGCCCCCGCCGCCGACGCCCTCGTCGCGCAGGCCGAATCCTACCGCATCCGGCTCGACGCCCTCCTCGCCGAACTCGACGCCCGGCAGCCCGAGCCCGCCGCCGCGGCGTCGATCAACGAGGAATGA
- a CDS encoding TlpA family protein disulfide reductase, whose protein sequence is MKNVSRVIALACLLPWPISTAQSPVEGDHAGHAADPAELVKRIRESEAWIDRVSSFHLEAISTFRLTPEGVEQRRREFEEQNPGVEPDPERFPDLRPVTTTSVELAFEGDRLRYLAAPEDQYEELRLWDGRRFVGRTRSLQPGVDRTDYLLASKPEDRFQPVFWLYLYAFRAGPRAERWYPDGSYQSQLGYYGDPKDFVDAGSVEFRGIPCRRLTYFPSWTQLFVGVEDGCLRGTRTGAQSLPDMEQRVLRAVNELGHSFESLEDAAAWRESLGPEQRQQLERDLGRTMHSWVEPNFEQALWDYQEVAPGCWLPMTQESVTFDVDEEGRTFEALRNRVEVVAVSVNADLPDDLFTAELEEGARVRDETHDPPLTYEVKADRTPEEWAGIIAEADRRADRDRSRERALDALVGEPAPEFPDGATWLNSDPLTWDDLKGRFVVLDFWAEWCGPCRSDLAMLRGAGEKVEGSRLAYVGIHTAGSDLDAVRAVAEQFGLDYPICVDVPPEDGPASWGSLFSAFAVDRIPHAALVGPDGRVVASGDLTEMVLRASELRKEE, encoded by the coding sequence ATGAAGAATGTATCGAGGGTGATCGCGCTCGCATGCCTGCTCCCCTGGCCGATCTCCACCGCGCAGTCTCCGGTCGAGGGGGACCACGCAGGCCACGCGGCGGACCCTGCCGAGCTGGTGAAGAGGATCCGCGAGTCGGAGGCCTGGATCGACCGCGTCAGCTCCTTCCACCTGGAGGCGATCTCCACCTTCCGGTTGACGCCCGAAGGGGTCGAGCAGCGGCGTCGGGAGTTTGAGGAACAGAACCCCGGGGTCGAGCCCGACCCGGAACGCTTCCCCGACCTGCGGCCGGTCACGACCACGTCGGTCGAACTCGCCTTCGAAGGGGATCGGCTCCGCTACCTCGCCGCACCGGAGGACCAGTATGAAGAACTCCGGCTCTGGGATGGCCGCCGCTTCGTCGGCCGGACCCGGAGCCTCCAGCCAGGCGTCGACCGCACCGATTACCTGCTGGCTTCGAAGCCGGAGGATCGATTCCAGCCCGTCTTCTGGCTCTACCTGTACGCCTTCCGAGCCGGCCCGAGGGCGGAACGCTGGTATCCGGATGGGAGCTACCAGAGCCAACTCGGATACTACGGGGATCCGAAGGACTTCGTCGATGCCGGGAGCGTCGAGTTCCGCGGCATCCCGTGCCGCCGCCTGACTTATTTCCCCTCCTGGACCCAGCTCTTCGTCGGCGTCGAGGACGGGTGTCTTCGGGGGACGAGGACCGGTGCCCAGAGTCTCCCGGACATGGAGCAACGAGTCCTCCGGGCGGTCAACGAACTCGGGCACTCCTTCGAATCGCTGGAGGATGCCGCCGCCTGGCGAGAGTCCCTCGGCCCGGAGCAACGGCAGCAGTTGGAGAGAGACCTGGGCCGGACGATGCACAGTTGGGTCGAACCGAACTTTGAACAGGCCCTCTGGGATTATCAAGAAGTCGCCCCCGGCTGCTGGCTGCCCATGACCCAGGAGTCGGTCACCTTCGACGTGGACGAGGAGGGCCGGACCTTCGAGGCGCTGAGGAACCGGGTGGAGGTCGTCGCCGTCTCGGTCAACGCCGATCTCCCGGACGACCTCTTCACCGCCGAACTGGAGGAAGGGGCGAGGGTCCGGGACGAAACGCACGACCCGCCCCTCACCTACGAGGTAAAGGCCGATCGGACGCCCGAGGAGTGGGCCGGTATCATCGCCGAGGCCGACCGTCGGGCCGATCGCGACCGCAGCCGCGAGCGGGCGCTCGACGCCCTGGTCGGCGAGCCCGCCCCCGAGTTCCCCGACGGGGCGACCTGGCTCAACTCCGACCCCCTGACCTGGGACGACCTGAAGGGCCGCTTCGTCGTCCTCGACTTCTGGGCCGAGTGGTGCGGCCCCTGCCGCAGCGACCTGGCCATGCTCCGGGGGGCCGGTGAGAAGGTCGAAGGATCACGCCTCGCCTACGTCGGCATCCACACCGCCGGCAGCGACCTCGACGCCGTCCGCGCCGTCGCCGAGCAATTCGGGCTCGACTATCCCATCTGCGTCGACGTCCCGCCCGAGGATGGCCCCGCTTCCTGGGGCTCGCTGTTCTCGGCCTTCGCCGTCGACCGCATCCCCCACGCGGCCCTCGTGGGCCCGGACGGCCGGGTCGTCGCCAGCGGCGATCTGACTGAGATGGTCCTCCGGGCGTCGGAACTCCGCAAGGAGGAGTGA
- a CDS encoding zf-HC2 domain-containing protein has protein sequence MMSCREVDEAWTLRLDALRAGRGPADALGPLPDELEAHLARCPSCRGRAVGYATLAQAIGGLGPSPMPSASLSGRILDEFRAGPAPRVVPIRRGPAIARWAAAAAAVALVVVGLRAMRPGPGAAPEPPWTPREVAEAPPRPLTEAVAEAAEATVAIARKTSGPAARLGRDVFGRGPIEAEQVVGAIEPTASIVDGGTAERVVTLIGSGLEAGVRPLSKPTRSAFSFLLPNLPPADDPPAADRGV, from the coding sequence ATGATGTCGTGCCGTGAGGTCGATGAGGCCTGGACGCTTCGGCTCGACGCGCTCCGGGCCGGTCGCGGCCCGGCGGACGCCCTCGGGCCGCTCCCCGACGAGCTGGAGGCCCACCTCGCCCGGTGCCCGTCCTGTCGGGGCCGGGCGGTCGGGTACGCGACGCTGGCCCAGGCGATCGGCGGCCTCGGTCCGTCGCCGATGCCGTCGGCATCCCTGTCGGGCCGCATCCTCGACGAGTTCCGGGCCGGGCCGGCCCCTCGGGTCGTGCCGATTCGCCGGGGCCCGGCGATCGCCCGATGGGCGGCCGCCGCCGCGGCGGTGGCGTTGGTGGTCGTCGGGCTCCGGGCAATGCGGCCGGGGCCCGGGGCGGCCCCCGAGCCCCCGTGGACTCCCCGGGAGGTGGCCGAAGCCCCGCCCCGCCCCTTGACCGAGGCCGTGGCCGAGGCGGCCGAGGCCACCGTGGCGATCGCCCGGAAGACGTCCGGACCGGCCGCCCGCCTCGGCCGGGACGTGTTCGGCCGGGGCCCGATCGAGGCCGAGCAGGTCGTCGGGGCGATCGAGCCGACGGCCTCGATCGTCGACGGCGGGACCGCCGAGCGGGTCGTCACCCTGATCGGCAGCGGCCTGGAGGCGGGCGTCCGGCCGCTCTCGAAGCCGACCCGGAGCGCCTTCAGCTTCCTCCTGCCGAACCTCCCCCCCGCCGATGACCCCCCCGCCGCCGATCGCGGCGTCTGA
- a CDS encoding RNA polymerase sigma factor, whose translation MDDDRALVDALCGGDPVAPAALIERFQGVVFGLCLRMLGHRQDAEDVVQETFVRALRSVGGFDPGRPLRPWLLGIAANRCRTAMGRRARRPSSIEPPEDRADHRPGLSDPDDLAGELARALDRLRPEYRLVFALYHEQGLPYEEIARVVDRPIGTVKTWLHRARAALAEDLTRRGVHC comes from the coding sequence ATGGATGACGATCGAGCGCTGGTCGACGCGTTGTGCGGGGGAGACCCGGTCGCCCCCGCCGCGCTGATCGAGCGGTTCCAGGGCGTCGTCTTCGGCCTCTGCCTGCGGATGCTGGGCCACCGCCAGGACGCCGAGGACGTGGTGCAGGAGACCTTCGTCCGGGCGTTGCGGTCGGTCGGCGGCTTCGACCCGGGTCGCCCGCTCCGCCCGTGGCTCCTGGGGATCGCCGCCAACCGCTGCCGGACGGCGATGGGCCGGCGGGCCCGGCGGCCGTCCTCGATTGAGCCGCCGGAAGACCGGGCCGACCACCGCCCCGGGCTGAGCGATCCGGACGACCTGGCCGGGGAGCTGGCCCGGGCCCTGGACCGGCTCCGGCCCGAGTACCGGCTGGTCTTCGCCCTGTACCATGAACAGGGGCTGCCTTACGAGGAGATCGCCCGGGTCGTCGATCGGCCGATCGGCACCGTCAAGACCTGGCTGCACCGCGCCCGGGCCGCCCTGGCGGAGGACCTGACCCGCCGAGGCGTCCATTGCTGA
- a CDS encoding radical SAM protein, which translates to MKPLQGKQAGTVVVHELYRSLQGEGIQAGLPCVFVRLTACHLRCSYCDTPHAFHRGEAVGLDVLVERTLGLARPGDLIEVTGGEPLLQDEAFPLMARLADSGHEVLLETSGACDIGPVDPRVRVILDLKTPGSGEASANRWENLARLKPTDEVKVVVCDREDFDWAMEKLREHRLLERCPVLLAPAFGRVSAAELADWILESGLPIRLQVQLHKQLWGPDARGV; encoded by the coding sequence CTGAAGCCCTTGCAGGGCAAGCAGGCCGGGACGGTCGTCGTCCACGAGCTGTATCGGAGCCTCCAGGGGGAGGGGATCCAGGCCGGCTTGCCCTGCGTCTTCGTCCGCCTGACGGCGTGCCACCTGAGGTGCTCCTACTGCGACACCCCCCACGCCTTCCACCGGGGGGAGGCGGTCGGGCTCGATGTGCTGGTGGAGCGGACCCTGGGCCTGGCCCGGCCGGGGGACCTGATCGAGGTGACCGGGGGGGAGCCGCTCCTGCAGGACGAGGCCTTCCCCCTGATGGCCCGGCTGGCCGACTCGGGGCACGAGGTCCTGCTGGAGACGAGCGGCGCCTGCGACATCGGGCCGGTCGACCCGAGGGTCCGGGTCATCCTCGACCTGAAGACGCCCGGGTCGGGGGAGGCGTCGGCCAATCGCTGGGAGAACCTGGCGCGGCTGAAGCCGACCGACGAGGTCAAGGTCGTCGTCTGCGACCGGGAGGACTTCGACTGGGCGATGGAGAAGCTCCGGGAGCATCGGCTGCTGGAGCGCTGTCCCGTGCTGCTCGCCCCGGCGTTCGGGAGGGTCTCGGCGGCGGAGCTGGCCGATTGGATCCTGGAATCGGGCCTGCCGATCCGCCTCCAGGTCCAGTTGCACAAGCAGCTCTGGGGGCCCGATGCGCGGGGAGTTTGA
- a CDS encoding ECF-type sigma factor: MSDDGGSITGALRAWKDGDRGSVQRLWDAYFHRLVGLARGRLDRATRSASDEEDVALSAFASFCRRAERGEFPRLDDREDLWRLLFVITTRKAINRAQHDLRARRGGGRVAPATDLDGLDLRDALQRGPTPEAAAQMDEDIRRLLDALGGEPLRSVAVWKLQGYTNAEIAGRLGCVETTVERKLRTIRALWQDQDHDG; the protein is encoded by the coding sequence ATGTCGGACGACGGCGGTTCGATCACCGGAGCCCTCCGGGCCTGGAAGGACGGCGACCGAGGCTCGGTCCAGCGGCTGTGGGACGCGTACTTCCACCGGCTGGTGGGCCTGGCGAGGGGCCGGCTCGACCGGGCCACGCGATCCGCCTCCGACGAGGAAGACGTCGCCCTGAGCGCCTTCGCCAGCTTCTGCCGGCGCGCCGAGCGGGGCGAGTTCCCGCGCCTCGACGACCGGGAAGATCTCTGGCGGCTCCTCTTCGTCATCACGACCCGCAAGGCCATCAACCGGGCCCAGCACGACCTCCGCGCCCGACGCGGCGGGGGGCGCGTGGCCCCGGCGACCGACCTCGACGGCCTCGACCTGCGCGACGCCCTCCAACGCGGGCCGACCCCCGAGGCCGCGGCCCAGATGGATGAAGACATCCGCCGCCTCCTCGACGCCCTGGGGGGCGAGCCGCTTCGCTCGGTGGCCGTCTGGAAGCTCCAGGGATATACGAACGCCGAGATCGCCGGGCGACTCGGCTGCGTCGAGACCACCGTCGAGCGCAAGCTCAGGACCATCCGCGCACTCTGGCAGGACCAGGATCATGACGGATGA